Proteins encoded together in one Halalkaliarchaeum sp. AArc-CO window:
- a CDS encoding ABC transporter ATP-binding protein yields MSQPAIRVTDLTKRYGDVLANDGVSFDIEPGEIFGYLGPNGAGKTTTIRMLLGLITPTSGTAEVLGADIRNRNALTEVKSELGYLPDTLGFDEQLTGRQVLDYFARMRGDERRGELLELFHPPLDQPVETYSAGNRRMLGIVQAFMHDPELVIMDEPTSGLDPLKQDRLHLFMEEERQAGKTLFVSSHILSEVQRVCDRVGIIRNGEIVALEDIDALLQRSGKEVRVHFAEPVDEDAFVTDRMIDVDVVDRSVHFTYTGEPQALLEHLVGFEIEDANIGDPQLDTIFKHYYTDEASPGDSAEGAPNGDDSIGEGSNGDDSIGEGSNGDDSTSELL; encoded by the coding sequence GTGAGTCAGCCTGCCATCCGCGTGACCGACCTCACCAAACGTTACGGGGACGTCCTCGCGAACGACGGCGTCTCCTTCGACATCGAACCCGGGGAGATCTTCGGCTATCTCGGCCCCAACGGCGCGGGCAAGACGACGACGATCCGGATGTTGCTCGGGCTCATCACCCCGACGTCCGGGACCGCGGAGGTTCTCGGCGCGGACATTCGAAACCGGAACGCGCTGACCGAGGTAAAGTCCGAGCTCGGCTATCTTCCCGACACGCTCGGGTTCGACGAGCAACTCACCGGTCGACAGGTGCTCGATTACTTCGCTCGGATGCGCGGGGACGAACGTCGGGGTGAGCTGCTGGAGCTTTTTCACCCGCCGCTGGACCAGCCGGTCGAGACCTATTCGGCGGGGAACCGCCGGATGCTCGGTATCGTTCAGGCGTTCATGCACGATCCGGAACTGGTGATCATGGACGAGCCGACCTCCGGGCTGGATCCGCTCAAGCAGGATCGGCTGCATCTCTTCATGGAGGAGGAGCGTCAGGCCGGAAAGACGCTGTTCGTCTCCTCGCACATTCTCAGCGAGGTCCAGCGCGTCTGTGATCGCGTCGGCATCATTCGGAACGGGGAGATCGTCGCGCTCGAGGACATCGACGCCCTGCTCCAACGGAGCGGCAAGGAGGTCCGAGTACACTTCGCCGAACCCGTCGACGAGGACGCGTTCGTCACCGACCGGATGATCGATGTCGACGTGGTCGACCGATCGGTGCATTTCACCTACACGGGTGAGCCGCAAGCGCTTCTGGAACATCTCGTGGGGTTCGAGATCGAGGACGCCAACATCGGGGATCCGCAGCTGGATACGATTTTCAAACACTATTACACGGACGAGGCGTCCCCCGGCGATTCGGCCGAGGGGGCTCCAAACGGGGACGACTCGATCGGTGAGGGCTCAAACGGGGACGACTCGATCGGTGAGGGCTCAAACGGGGACGACTCGACCTCGGAACTGCTATGA
- a CDS encoding aconitase X catalytic domain-containing protein, which produces MHLTREEEELLESDTPGERKAMELLVTLGDVYGAEEMVEIGSAQASGISYKSIGDPGVEFLEGFAAEGAEVSVPTFANPAGMDMQQWREMGVSEEFAEKQERIQDALREMGITLSFTCTPYLAGNLPRRGEHVAWAESSAVSFVNSVVGARTNREGGPSALAAAITGRTPKHGLHLEENRRPDYLIEVDAEIDSQSDFAALGSWAGRIVEDDIPYFTGIDHGRTDELKSLGAAMAASGAVALYYVEGVTTDETPPASEAVETLTFEPSDLQAEYDELTTGENPELVVFGCPHASMEEIEEIAATVEGKTLTSDLWVCTSGAVKTWADRNGHTETIEAAGGMVLADTCNVVSPIEELGYETSATDSAKAANYLPGFCNQQVVFEDKRALLEEVVE; this is translated from the coding sequence ATGCATCTCACACGCGAGGAAGAGGAACTGCTCGAATCGGACACTCCCGGCGAGCGAAAGGCGATGGAGCTGCTGGTGACGCTGGGAGACGTGTACGGCGCCGAGGAGATGGTCGAGATCGGTTCGGCACAGGCGTCCGGCATCTCTTATAAGTCGATCGGCGACCCGGGGGTGGAGTTCCTGGAAGGGTTCGCCGCGGAGGGTGCCGAGGTGTCGGTGCCGACGTTCGCCAACCCCGCCGGCATGGACATGCAGCAGTGGCGCGAGATGGGCGTCAGCGAGGAGTTCGCCGAGAAACAGGAGCGCATCCAGGACGCGCTGCGCGAGATGGGGATCACGCTGTCGTTCACCTGCACGCCGTACCTGGCGGGGAACCTGCCCCGTCGCGGCGAGCACGTCGCGTGGGCGGAGTCGTCGGCGGTGTCGTTCGTCAACTCCGTAGTCGGCGCGCGGACGAACCGCGAGGGGGGGCCGTCGGCGCTGGCGGCAGCGATCACCGGCCGGACGCCGAAACACGGCCTCCACCTCGAGGAGAACCGCCGGCCCGACTACCTGATCGAAGTCGACGCCGAGATCGACTCCCAGTCGGACTTCGCCGCGCTCGGCTCGTGGGCCGGCCGGATCGTCGAGGACGACATCCCGTACTTCACGGGAATCGACCACGGCAGGACGGACGAGTTGAAATCCCTGGGCGCCGCGATGGCCGCCTCCGGGGCCGTCGCGCTGTACTACGTCGAGGGGGTGACGACAGACGAGACACCCCCCGCGTCCGAAGCGGTCGAGACCCTCACGTTCGAGCCGTCGGACCTCCAGGCGGAGTACGATGAACTCACGACCGGCGAGAACCCCGAACTGGTCGTCTTCGGCTGTCCGCACGCCTCGATGGAGGAGATCGAGGAGATCGCCGCCACCGTCGAGGGGAAGACACTCACGAGCGACCTGTGGGTGTGCACGAGCGGTGCCGTCAAGACGTGGGCCGACCGCAACGGTCACACCGAGACGATCGAGGCCGCCGGCGGGATGGTGCTTGCCGACACCTGCAACGTCGTCTCCCCGATCGAGGAACTCGGCTACGAGACCAGCGCCACCGACTCGGCGAAGGCCGCGAACTACCTGCCCGGCTTCTGCAACCAGCAGGTGGTCTTCGAGGACAAGCGCGCGCTGCTCGAGGAGGTGGTCGAATGA
- a CDS encoding NAD(P)/FAD-dependent oxidoreductase, whose protein sequence is MSERSRNADERENRPHVVVIGAYGSAGVAVAEGLAPHVGREIGRLTLVDDGEPGGGLCILRGCMPSKEVLSAAQHRYQARSDERLDEEPPGMDLASVVDRKDGHVAAFARHRRKAVRDLADNDGVEFRRGTAAFLDDRTILIDDTDGESGHAGGDEGHGGDESVIDADYVVIATGSVLNRPDLAGLEAVDPARLYTSGDVLDATDLPESGVVMGFGYVGLELVPYLAEAGVDLTVVEHDARPLDEADPAFGDALLSLYREEFGVRIVTDAAEDRIDQVEGGVRLGLDTGETVEAEAAFLFTGRRPNLDALGLGNTTLTPENGWIDATMRPPGTEHTFVVGDANAREPILHVAKEQGYHTAENILAHVREEPLAPYRNVHHHVVFSGAGVYPFARVGHTEESARDAGYEIAVATRRAADDGVFETKDVPGGLARLVVDADDGTVLGYQGLHYHADVMAKTMQVVVELGLDVRELPDRAYHPTTPEILDGLFRETAAELRS, encoded by the coding sequence ATGAGTGAACGTTCCAGGAACGCGGACGAACGCGAAAACCGTCCCCACGTCGTCGTGATCGGGGCGTACGGGAGCGCCGGGGTCGCCGTGGCCGAGGGGTTGGCTCCCCACGTCGGCCGGGAGATCGGTCGGCTCACGCTCGTCGACGACGGCGAGCCCGGTGGTGGGCTGTGTATTCTCCGGGGGTGTATGCCGTCGAAGGAGGTGCTTTCGGCGGCCCAGCACCGGTATCAGGCGCGGTCAGACGAACGCCTCGACGAGGAGCCGCCGGGGATGGATCTCGCGTCGGTCGTCGACCGGAAGGACGGCCACGTCGCCGCGTTCGCACGCCACCGCCGGAAGGCAGTCCGGGACCTCGCCGACAACGACGGGGTCGAGTTCCGTCGGGGAACCGCTGCCTTCCTCGACGATCGGACGATCCTGATCGACGACACGGACGGAGAATCTGGACACGCCGGCGGAGACGAGGGACACGGCGGAGACGAGTCGGTGATCGACGCCGACTACGTCGTGATCGCCACCGGCTCCGTGCTGAACCGACCGGATCTTGCAGGCCTCGAGGCGGTCGATCCGGCCCGGTTGTACACCAGTGGTGACGTGCTCGACGCGACTGACCTCCCCGAGTCGGGAGTCGTGATGGGGTTCGGCTACGTCGGGCTGGAGCTGGTCCCGTATCTCGCGGAGGCGGGCGTCGACCTCACCGTCGTCGAGCACGACGCCCGACCCCTGGACGAGGCTGATCCGGCGTTCGGGGACGCCTTGCTCTCACTGTATCGCGAGGAGTTCGGCGTCCGAATCGTCACCGACGCCGCAGAGGACCGGATCGACCAGGTCGAGGGGGGTGTCCGGCTCGGGCTGGACACCGGCGAGACGGTCGAGGCGGAGGCGGCGTTCCTGTTTACCGGTCGGCGGCCGAACCTGGACGCTCTGGGGCTTGGTAACACGACATTGACCCCCGAGAACGGCTGGATCGACGCCACGATGCGGCCACCCGGCACCGAGCACACCTTCGTCGTCGGCGACGCAAACGCACGGGAGCCGATCCTCCACGTCGCCAAAGAGCAGGGGTACCACACCGCAGAGAACATCCTCGCACACGTCCGCGAGGAGCCGCTCGCACCGTATCGCAACGTCCACCATCACGTTGTGTTCTCGGGTGCAGGCGTCTACCCGTTCGCCCGCGTGGGACACACCGAGGAAAGCGCACGAGACGCTGGCTACGAGATCGCAGTCGCGACCCGACGGGCCGCTGACGACGGCGTGTTCGAAACGAAAGACGTTCCAGGCGGCCTGGCGCGGCTCGTTGTCGACGCCGACGACGGGACAGTGCTTGGCTACCAGGGGCTCCACTACCACGCGGACGTGATGGCGAAGACGATGCAGGTCGTCGTCGAACTCGGGCTGGACGTCCGCGAACTCCCCGACCGGGCGTACCATCCGACGACGCCGGAGATTCTCGACGGGTTGTTCCGGGAGACAGCAGCCGAGTTGCGGTCCTGA
- a CDS encoding UbiX family flavin prenyltransferase, translated as MTDRVPDRQNGNTGDDGQPRVVLGVTGASGIPIALRTAEALAARTELVTVVSEAARKTARHEVADPDAALERFAELSTATYDEDEIAAAVASGSVAFRGMAIVPASMNTVAAIASGRADSLITRTAGVCLKERRTLVVVPRETPLSEIHLRNLTDLAGMGVDVVPPVLGFYYEPDGIDDVVDHVAGRVLDRFGFDHDLYESWGDLD; from the coding sequence GTGACCGACCGAGTGCCCGACAGACAGAATGGGAACACGGGGGACGACGGCCAGCCCAGGGTCGTGCTCGGAGTGACCGGCGCGTCGGGGATCCCGATCGCGCTCCGGACCGCGGAGGCGCTCGCGGCCCGGACGGAGCTGGTCACGGTCGTCTCCGAGGCGGCCCGAAAGACCGCCCGCCACGAGGTCGCCGATCCCGACGCCGCCCTCGAGCGGTTCGCGGAGCTGTCGACGGCGACGTACGACGAAGACGAGATCGCCGCCGCAGTGGCCTCGGGATCGGTGGCGTTCCGGGGGATGGCGATCGTGCCGGCGTCGATGAACACCGTCGCCGCGATCGCCTCGGGGCGGGCCGATTCGCTCATCACCCGGACTGCCGGCGTCTGTCTCAAGGAGCGACGGACGCTCGTGGTCGTCCCCCGGGAGACCCCGCTGAGCGAGATTCACCTGCGGAACCTGACCGACCTCGCGGGCATGGGTGTCGACGTCGTGCCGCCGGTGCTGGGCTTTTATTACGAGCCTGACGGGATCGACGACGTCGTCGACCACGTCGCAGGTCGCGTACTCGATCGGTTCGGGTTCGATCACGACCTCTACGAGTCGTGGGGCGACTTGGATTGA
- the pdxT gene encoding pyridoxal 5'-phosphate synthase glutaminase subunit PdxT yields MKAGVIAVQGDVSEHAAAIRRAGQAHGVDVETVSIRQSGIVPDCDLLAIPGGESTTISRLVHDEGIAPEIRAHVTADKPVLATCAGLIVLSRDAKDDRVSTLDLLDATVDRNAFGRQADSFRAPIDVTGLEDPFPGVFIRAPVVDEVGDGVETLSTWGNHAVAVREGPILATAFHPELTEDVRIHRLAFFDAHLAVDGDNPEDDREGVAAE; encoded by the coding sequence ATGAAAGCGGGCGTCATCGCGGTCCAGGGCGACGTAAGCGAGCACGCGGCGGCGATCCGCCGGGCCGGACAGGCCCACGGCGTCGACGTCGAGACTGTGTCGATCCGTCAGTCCGGGATCGTTCCCGACTGTGATCTGCTGGCGATACCGGGCGGCGAATCGACGACGATCTCGCGGCTGGTCCACGACGAGGGGATCGCCCCGGAGATCCGGGCACACGTCACGGCGGACAAGCCGGTGCTCGCGACCTGCGCCGGGCTGATCGTGCTCTCCCGGGACGCGAAGGACGACCGCGTGTCCACACTCGATCTCCTCGACGCCACCGTCGACCGGAACGCCTTCGGCAGACAGGCGGACAGCTTCCGGGCGCCGATCGACGTCACCGGACTCGAGGATCCGTTCCCCGGCGTGTTCATCCGGGCACCGGTCGTCGACGAGGTCGGCGACGGCGTCGAAACGCTTTCGACCTGGGGGAACCACGCAGTCGCCGTTCGAGAGGGACCGATCCTGGCGACTGCTTTCCACCCGGAGCTCACCGAGGACGTCCGGATCCACCGGCTCGCGTTCTTCGACGCCCACCTCGCCGTCGACGGCGACAATCCCGAAGACGATCGCGAGGGGGTGGCTGCCGAATGA
- a CDS encoding UbiD family decarboxylase, which produces MGLRSFLEGTEPTVLTEPVDPRFELPALSTREETRPIVFEDVAGHPNVRAVANLVSTRSLIGSALGVEPSAIIDEVSSAMDDPTPLSRTEPPAFEHVADEPAIAEELPVPIYYDEHERQYFASTIVIAKDPDTGVHNLSFHRMMVEEGNRLVMRMVERHLHDIYTRSGEELDVAIVVGVHPAVEIAAATSFSPDMSELKLANRLHGGELATTEVKGLQIPSEAEVVMFATITDELAEEGPFVDLSRTWDKVRQQPVVEVNELWTRPDPLARVIVPGKREHAHLMGIPQEPRIYRIVENTVPTVQNVVLTPGGCSWLHGVVQLEPRAAGDPKNAGMAALAAHPSMKKVTLVDPDVDPADPDAVEWATATRMQPDEDIVTIEGAKGSSLDPSQDYDRGVTSKWIVDATMPRDRDREAFLEATVPGADDVTLEEYR; this is translated from the coding sequence ATGGGTCTCAGGAGCTTTCTGGAGGGGACGGAGCCAACCGTGCTCACCGAGCCGGTCGATCCCCGGTTCGAACTCCCGGCGCTTTCGACGCGCGAGGAGACGCGTCCGATCGTCTTCGAGGACGTGGCCGGTCATCCGAACGTGCGCGCGGTCGCCAACCTGGTGTCCACCCGGTCGCTGATCGGATCGGCGCTGGGCGTCGAGCCGTCGGCGATCATCGACGAGGTGAGTTCGGCGATGGACGATCCGACGCCGCTATCCCGGACGGAACCGCCGGCGTTCGAGCACGTCGCCGACGAGCCCGCGATCGCCGAGGAGTTGCCGGTGCCGATCTACTACGACGAACACGAGCGGCAGTACTTCGCCTCGACGATCGTGATCGCGAAGGACCCCGACACCGGCGTCCACAACCTCTCGTTCCATCGGATGATGGTCGAGGAGGGCAACCGGCTCGTGATGCGGATGGTCGAGCGCCACCTCCACGACATCTACACCCGATCGGGGGAAGAACTCGATGTCGCGATCGTCGTGGGCGTCCATCCGGCCGTCGAGATCGCCGCCGCGACGTCGTTTTCGCCGGACATGAGCGAACTGAAGCTCGCCAACCGGCTCCACGGCGGGGAGCTGGCGACGACGGAAGTGAAGGGGTTGCAGATCCCCAGCGAAGCCGAGGTCGTCATGTTCGCGACGATCACGGACGAGCTGGCCGAGGAAGGGCCGTTCGTCGACCTCTCGCGCACCTGGGACAAGGTCCGACAGCAGCCGGTCGTCGAAGTCAACGAACTGTGGACGCGGCCGGATCCGCTGGCGCGGGTGATCGTCCCCGGCAAGCGGGAGCACGCGCACCTGATGGGGATCCCCCAGGAGCCCCGGATCTACCGGATCGTCGAGAACACCGTCCCCACGGTACAGAACGTGGTGCTCACCCCCGGCGGCTGTTCGTGGCTCCACGGCGTCGTCCAGCTGGAGCCGCGGGCCGCGGGGGATCCGAAGAACGCCGGGATGGCGGCGCTTGCGGCCCACCCGTCGATGAAGAAGGTGACACTCGTGGATCCGGACGTCGACCCCGCCGATCCGGACGCCGTCGAGTGGGCCACCGCGACCCGGATGCAACCCGACGAGGACATCGTCACCATCGAGGGGGCGAAGGGGTCTTCGCTCGATCCCTCGCAGGACTACGACCGCGGCGTGACGAGCAAGTGGATCGTCGACGCGACGATGCCCCGCGATCGGGACCGGGAGGCGTTCCTGGAGGCGACCGTCCCCGGCGCCGATGACGTCACCCTCGAGGAGTATCGGTAG
- a CDS encoding ABC transporter permease: MTAIVLDESRKLRRGSLILTGVFAMLTAFMLAIFPAMKEEAELIEEVYPEYILVMLGFEEMHTIEGFAGGYVYPFVWILFGGVYFAYVGGGLVAGDIRSRKMDLTLANPVSRESVLVQKVAALWVPLVALNAGLLAVMFVGSRLVGEPLALSDVGLVHLLSVPYLLVCAGIGVVFSVVFDRVGRAQVTALGLVFMLWLVDGISLMQPDYEWVGDFTPSRYYDPSAILLHAEYAFFDAAVLLVAFLALLGVATVIFTRRDI, encoded by the coding sequence ATGACGGCCATCGTTCTCGACGAGTCCCGAAAGCTTCGTCGGGGATCGCTCATCCTGACCGGCGTGTTCGCGATGCTAACCGCGTTCATGCTCGCGATCTTTCCGGCGATGAAAGAGGAGGCGGAGCTGATCGAGGAGGTGTATCCGGAGTACATACTTGTCATGCTTGGGTTCGAGGAGATGCACACAATCGAGGGGTTCGCCGGAGGCTACGTCTATCCGTTCGTCTGGATCCTGTTCGGCGGGGTCTACTTCGCGTACGTCGGCGGGGGTCTAGTCGCCGGGGACATTCGGTCCCGGAAGATGGATCTCACACTCGCGAATCCGGTGTCTCGGGAGTCTGTACTGGTCCAGAAGGTCGCCGCGCTGTGGGTTCCGCTGGTCGCGCTGAACGCCGGCCTGCTGGCCGTGATGTTCGTCGGATCGCGACTGGTCGGCGAACCGCTTGCACTTTCCGACGTCGGACTCGTCCATCTGCTCAGCGTCCCGTATCTGCTGGTGTGTGCCGGGATCGGGGTGGTCTTCTCGGTCGTCTTCGATCGGGTCGGGCGGGCACAGGTCACCGCGCTGGGGTTGGTTTTCATGCTCTGGCTGGTGGACGGGATCTCGCTCATGCAACCGGACTACGAGTGGGTGGGCGACTTCACGCCGAGCCGATACTACGACCCGTCGGCGATTCTTCTCCACGCCGAGTACGCGTTCTTCGACGCCGCGGTTCTCCTCGTGGCGTTTCTGGCCCTGCTCGGCGTCGCCACAGTGATCTTCACGCGGAGGGACATCTGA
- the kdgK1 gene encoding bifunctional 2-dehydro-3-deoxygluconokinase/2-dehydro-3-deoxygalactonokinase: MLRLSPPKGERLETADQFDAGIGGAESNVAVAAAQLGVDAVWLSKLPDSPLGRRVARELRGHGVRTGVTWDDTEGSRLGTYYLEYGGAPRGTNVVYDRADAAITTVSPGELPVEAIQGASVFHTTGITPALSASTAETTRALLETAGEAGTTCSFDVNYRSKLWSPEEARETYESLFEHVDVLFAPERDATRVFGYEGNAVEIAHGIGTDYDFETVVLTRGEAGSLALHGGELHQQGTLPADTVDAIGTGDAFVGGFLSRRIHGGDVDECLAYGAGAAALKRTVSGDVAVLTHRELVDVLGDERGDISR, from the coding sequence ATGCTCCGGCTCTCGCCGCCGAAAGGCGAGCGCCTCGAAACCGCAGACCAGTTCGACGCGGGGATCGGCGGTGCCGAGAGCAACGTCGCCGTCGCGGCGGCCCAGCTGGGCGTCGACGCGGTGTGGCTCTCGAAGCTCCCCGACTCCCCGCTCGGTCGGCGGGTCGCCCGCGAACTCCGGGGTCACGGGGTACGGACGGGCGTTACCTGGGACGACACCGAGGGAAGCCGCCTGGGAACGTACTACCTCGAATACGGCGGTGCCCCCCGCGGGACGAACGTCGTCTACGACCGGGCGGACGCGGCGATCACTACAGTATCGCCCGGTGAGCTGCCCGTTGAGGCGATTCAGGGGGCGTCGGTGTTTCACACCACCGGGATCACGCCCGCGCTCTCGGCGTCGACCGCCGAGACCACACGCGCACTGCTGGAGACGGCTGGTGAGGCCGGTACGACCTGCAGTTTCGACGTGAACTATCGGTCGAAGCTGTGGTCCCCGGAGGAGGCGCGGGAGACCTACGAATCCCTGTTCGAGCACGTCGACGTGCTGTTCGCCCCCGAACGGGACGCCACGCGGGTGTTCGGATACGAGGGGAACGCCGTCGAGATCGCCCACGGGATCGGCACCGACTACGACTTCGAGACGGTCGTGCTCACCCGCGGGGAAGCCGGATCGCTCGCCCTCCACGGCGGCGAACTCCACCAGCAGGGGACGCTGCCGGCCGACACTGTCGACGCGATCGGTACCGGCGACGCGTTCGTCGGGGGATTTCTCTCCAGGCGGATTCACGGCGGCGACGTCGACGAGTGTCTCGCGTACGGCGCTGGGGCGGCAGCGTTAAAGCGGACGGTCTCGGGCGACGTCGCGGTGCTCACCCATCGCGAACTCGTCGACGTTCTCGGCGACGAACGGGGCGACATCTCCCGGTGA
- a CDS encoding DUF126 domain-containing protein encodes MTQAPIEGRAITDGRGEGEVIRSSEPVSFYGAVDLDTGEFIEEGHELEGHNVAGKVLVFPRGKGSTVGSYVLYGLAKNGVAPAAILNEETETIVATGAILGEIPCMDSLSAPLSSLPEGERVVVDADAERVLVDGDVGEEP; translated from the coding sequence ATGACGCAAGCGCCGATCGAGGGTCGCGCGATCACCGACGGCCGCGGCGAGGGCGAGGTGATCCGGTCGTCGGAGCCGGTGAGCTTCTACGGCGCGGTCGACCTGGACACCGGGGAGTTCATCGAGGAGGGACACGAACTCGAGGGGCACAACGTGGCCGGCAAAGTGCTCGTCTTCCCCCGCGGAAAGGGATCGACCGTCGGGTCGTACGTGCTCTACGGGCTCGCGAAGAACGGCGTCGCCCCGGCGGCGATCCTCAACGAGGAGACCGAGACGATCGTGGCGACGGGCGCGATCCTCGGTGAGATCCCCTGTATGGACTCGCTTTCGGCGCCGTTGTCGTCGCTTCCCGAGGGCGAACGGGTGGTCGTCGACGCCGACGCAGAACGGGTGCTCGTCGACGGCGACGTCGGGGAGGAACCGTGA
- a CDS encoding ABC transporter permease produces MTAILRSESRRLQRSSVVLVVVFALLSVLYFSMFPELGGEEAEELFEAFPEAMFDLFGIEAIHTIEGFIAAEVYSFFWVILLGIYFAYVGAGMIAGDIEDRKMDLTLANPVSRESVLVQKIAAFWVPLVVLNTVVPVIVYVGSRLIEEPIDGVAIAMVHLLSVPYLLVCAGIGILLSVVIDRKRTAQSTALGLVFVLWLIEGTSNMASDYEWVGYFTPSRYYDETAILVREEYAFLDAAILLSAFLLLVLLAVGIFVRRDI; encoded by the coding sequence GTGACGGCCATCCTTCGTTCCGAGTCCAGGCGGCTCCAGCGGAGTTCCGTCGTGCTGGTCGTCGTGTTCGCGCTGCTTTCGGTTCTGTACTTCTCGATGTTTCCCGAACTGGGTGGCGAGGAGGCGGAAGAGCTCTTCGAGGCGTTTCCGGAGGCGATGTTCGACCTGTTCGGGATCGAGGCGATCCACACGATCGAGGGGTTCATCGCCGCGGAGGTGTACTCCTTCTTTTGGGTGATCCTGCTCGGGATCTACTTCGCGTACGTCGGTGCCGGGATGATCGCGGGGGACATCGAGGACCGCAAGATGGACCTCACGCTTGCGAACCCGGTCTCCCGGGAATCGGTGCTGGTCCAGAAGATCGCCGCCTTCTGGGTCCCGCTGGTCGTGTTGAACACCGTCGTTCCGGTCATCGTCTACGTCGGGTCGCGTCTCATCGAGGAACCGATCGACGGCGTTGCGATCGCGATGGTTCACCTGCTCAGCGTCCCGTACCTGCTGGTGTGTGCCGGGATCGGGATCCTGCTGTCGGTCGTTATCGACCGCAAACGCACCGCTCAATCCACGGCGCTCGGGCTCGTGTTCGTTCTCTGGTTGATCGAGGGCACCTCCAACATGGCCTCGGATTACGAGTGGGTCGGCTACTTCACCCCGAGCCGGTATTACGACGAGACAGCGATCCTCGTCCGCGAGGAGTACGCGTTCCTCGACGCCGCAATCCTGCTCTCCGCGTTTCTTCTTCTGGTACTTCTCGCGGTCGGCATCTTCGTCCGTCGGGACATTTGA
- the hisE gene encoding phosphoribosyl-ATP diphosphatase: protein MTAPDSDGGETDEAESEPAGTEPEPDVELEAVLDDLFETIEDRQRELPEGSYTASLFTHEKGENAVLEKLGEEATEILLAAKDDDVDELAHESADFVYHLLVLFAMKGLDVDDLRAELRSRFG, encoded by the coding sequence ATGACAGCCCCGGACAGTGACGGAGGCGAAACGGACGAGGCGGAATCCGAACCGGCCGGGACGGAACCCGAACCGGACGTGGAGCTCGAGGCTGTCCTCGACGACCTCTTTGAAACGATCGAGGACAGACAGCGTGAGCTGCCGGAGGGGTCGTACACGGCGTCGCTTTTCACCCACGAGAAGGGGGAAAACGCCGTCCTGGAGAAACTCGGCGAAGAGGCGACCGAGATCCTGCTCGCGGCCAAAGACGACGACGTCGACGAACTGGCCCACGAGAGCGCCGACTTCGTCTATCACCTGCTCGTGCTGTTCGCGATGAAGGGGCTGGACGTCGACGACCTCCGCGCGGAGTTGCGCTCCCGATTCGGATAA
- a CDS encoding Hsp20/alpha crystallin family protein, with product MNRLTELGSSAVRTVLERVGRGIGRYQERRPLEHDLLESEEEYLIVFDAPGVAKEDVQVQFIDDTVEVRLERFRPFHEGFEMRFPGRGLTLTGSATLPEDADITPAGATATLTDAGTLKVRIRKDPRMTAVDVEDEVESTDE from the coding sequence GTGAATCGGCTCACCGAACTGGGTAGCTCGGCGGTCCGCACCGTGCTGGAACGGGTCGGCCGCGGTATCGGCCGGTACCAGGAACGGCGTCCGCTCGAACACGACCTGCTGGAATCGGAGGAAGAGTACCTGATCGTCTTCGACGCCCCGGGCGTCGCGAAGGAGGACGTCCAGGTCCAGTTCATCGACGACACGGTCGAGGTCCGCCTCGAACGGTTTCGCCCGTTCCACGAGGGGTTCGAAATGCGGTTCCCGGGCCGCGGGCTGACCCTCACCGGCAGCGCGACGCTTCCCGAGGACGCCGACATCACTCCCGCCGGCGCGACGGCGACGCTCACTGACGCGGGCACGCTGAAGGTTCGGATCCGCAAGGACCCACGAATGACCGCTGTCGACGTCGAAGACGAAGTGGAATCGACCGACGAGTGA